In Scophthalmus maximus strain ysfricsl-2021 chromosome 21, ASM2237912v1, whole genome shotgun sequence, one genomic interval encodes:
- the LOC118291132 gene encoding arylamine N-acetyltransferase, pineal gland isozyme NAT-3-like produces MDMQKYLARIGLEARAPAAPSLDALRSVHARHLLSVPFEDLTAHSGGRVRLALPLLYDKLVVRRRGGFCCENNGLFSWLLSALGFRVTVLSAQVRSAITGCYGPPFDHLTLAVTLQGRRWLCDVGFGAPGFTTPLSLETTEPQAQGHRVYRVRRELDARLLEWQGEENRGVDGEWTELYKFTLAPRRLEDFAEMCLYHQTSPCSLFYCKSLCTVVTPTGRLTYIGRRLVTVTFPCEATGGLLETTTEELQDEEIPVILAEKFGIVLDSQLVPKDEAITPPPVMY; encoded by the coding sequence ATGGACATGCAGAAATACTTGGCGCGTATTGGGCTCGAGGCCCGCGCTCCCGCTGCGCCCAGCCTGGACGCGCTGCGGTCGGTCCACGCCCGTCACCTGCTGTCGGTGCCGTTCGAGGACCTCACCGCGCACAGCGGCGGACGCGTGCGGCTCGCCCTCCCGCTCCTGTACGACAAGCTCGTGGTCCGGCGCAGAGGAGGCTTCTGCTGCGAGAACAACGGCCTCTTCTCGTGGCTGCTGTCCGCGCTGGGCTTCCGGGTGACCGTGCTCTCCGCGCAGGTGAGGAGCGCGATCACCGGCTGCTACGGGCCACCCTTCGACCACTTGACCCTCGCGGTGACCCTGCAGGGTCGCCGCTGGCTCTGCGACGTCGGCTTCGGCGCGCCGGGCTTCACCACGCCCCTCTCGCTGGAGACCACCGAGCCCCAGGCGCAGGGCCACAGGGTGTACCGCGTCAGGAGGGAGCTGGACGCGCGCCTCCTGGAATGGCAAGGGGAGGAGAACCGGGGTGTGGACGGAGAGTGGACGGAGCTCTACAAGTTCACCCTCGCGCCCAGGCGTCTGGAGGACTTTGCCGAGATGTGCCTGTACCACCAGACCTCCCCCTGCTCGCTCTTCTACTGCAAATCCCTCTGCACTGTTGTGACACCGACCGGGAGGCTCACCTACATCGGCCGCAGGCTGGTCACCGTGACGTTTCCCTGCGAGGCGACGGGGGGCCTGTTGGAAACCACAACCGAGGAACTTCAAGATGAGGAGATTCCCGTTATCTTGGCGGAGAAATTTGGAATTGTGCTTGATTCTCAGCTCGTACCGAAGGATGAGGCGATAACACCACCCCCGGTCATGTATTGA